The Comamonas sp. lk genome contains the following window.
GGGCGGCAAGGCCCAGATGCGCGCCAATATCGATGCCTGGTGGCCGCTGGTCGCATGCGGCGAGGTGGAGGCGATCGTGATGAATGCCTCGGGCTGCGGCGTGACGGTCAAGGAATACGGCCATCTGCTCAAGCACGATGCGCAGTACGCGGAAAAAGCCGTGCGCATCAGCGCGCTGACCCGCGACTTGAGCGAGCTGTTGCCTGATTTGTTGCCCGAACTGGCGACCCGGTTGAAAGATCAGCTGGCAATACCCAAGGCGCCCGTGGCTTACCACCCGCCTTGCACGCTGCAGCACGGCCAGCAGCTGCGCGGCGGCGTGGAGAAGCATCTGCGCGAGCTGGGCTTCGATGTGCGCGTGGCCCGCACCGAGTCGCATCTGTGCTGCGGCTCGGCCGGGACCTATTCGGTGCTGCAGCCCGAAATCTCCCATCAGCTGCGCGACCGCAAGATCGCCGCACTGGATGAGCCTTTTGCCCCCGAAAAACCGGCCGCCATTCTCTCGGCCAATATGGGCTGTATCGTCCATCTGCAAAACGGCACGCAGGTGCCCGTCATGCACTGGATAGAGCTGATCGATGAGGCGCTGTCAGCCGCTGGAACCCGGTAACCCCAGGGCTCTTTGCACCCCCGTTTTGCACTGCAGTTTGCAATGCTGGCATGATTAGGGGTTTTGTTTCTCCCCAAGCCCACGGGCTTTGCCATGACTGAAATCGTGTCTGAACCACAAGAACACAATGCCCAGGCCGCTGTAGAGCAGCCCGAGGCCCAGAACGTTGCGCAAGCCGTGCAGCAAGGCACAGCCGTGTCCAACCAGAATCAAGAGCCTCGTCAGCGCTCGCGTCGCGGCGGCCGTGGCCGCAGCGGTGGCAATGCTGGCAAGCCCGCTCAGGCCGAGCAGGCCCAAGCCGCGCCACGTCCGCTGAACCCGCTGCTAGAGCAGCTGGCGCAGTGGCACCCGGCCCTGTTTGGCGAGCAGTTGCTGCCCTTCAAGCGCGGCATTTTCGAAGATCTGCTGGCGGCCCACCCCGAGTTGGACAAGGAAGCGCTCAAGTCTGCGTTGCAGCAGCACACGCGCTCCGGTCGCTATCTGGCTGCCATGGCATCGGGCCAGGCCCGTCATGACCTGAGCGGTCAGCCCGTGGAAGCCACGCTGCCCGAGCATGTGCACCATGCTCTGATCGAAGTCTTCCGTCGCCGCCAGCAGCGCACGGCCGAAGACCTGACGCCCAAATTGCGCAACCGCATCGTCGTCGCCTACGAAGCCTCCGGCCTCGCGCGGGAAGACTATGCCGAACGCGTGCTCGGCAAGAACGAAGCCACCAA
Protein-coding sequences here:
- a CDS encoding ProQ/FinO family protein — its product is MSEPQEHNAQAAVEQPEAQNVAQAVQQGTAVSNQNQEPRQRSRRGGRGRSGGNAGKPAQAEQAQAAPRPLNPLLEQLAQWHPALFGEQLLPFKRGIFEDLLAAHPELDKEALKSALQQHTRSGRYLAAMASGQARHDLSGQPVEATLPEHVHHALIEVFRRRQQRTAEDLTPKLRNRIVVAYEASGLAREDYAERVLGKNEATNALVADALAEADARAAKDEALLRSFTLSGQTSEQDFAEMYGMNPRQVAQQLDRARRRQQKAA